Proteins encoded within one genomic window of Actinoplanes octamycinicus:
- a CDS encoding SGNH/GDSL hydrolase family protein: protein MAGLPERLTKAAATSLLAGALGGAALLAGEMLAAKARRYAKPTMGLALRTSMGPAGAPPLRLVLLGDSAAVGVGVEWLADTVGGQLARLVADGTPETGPRHVLLSSVGVAGSRSMDLATQVARALLGTRPDVAVILIGSHDATSLRAPEEAAGHLAQAVRRLRSAGVQVVVGTCPDLGAMRSMAPPLRQIAGLLGRRMARAQAKAVTEAGGSVVDLGAETGTVFRADAGTLCYDGFHPSADGYRVWAHALYPAVAKATMSGV from the coding sequence ATGGCTGGGCTGCCGGAACGATTGACCAAGGCCGCGGCCACGAGCCTGCTCGCCGGCGCGCTGGGCGGCGCCGCCCTGCTCGCCGGGGAGATGCTGGCCGCCAAGGCCCGCCGCTACGCCAAACCCACCATGGGGCTGGCCCTGCGCACGTCGATGGGCCCGGCCGGCGCCCCGCCGCTGCGGCTGGTGCTGCTCGGCGACTCGGCCGCGGTCGGGGTCGGCGTGGAGTGGCTGGCCGACACGGTCGGCGGGCAGCTGGCCCGGCTGGTCGCCGACGGCACCCCGGAGACCGGCCCGCGGCACGTGCTGCTGTCCAGCGTGGGTGTGGCCGGCTCGCGGTCGATGGACCTGGCCACCCAGGTGGCCCGGGCCCTGCTCGGCACCCGGCCGGACGTGGCGGTGATCCTGATCGGCTCGCACGACGCCACCTCGCTGCGCGCTCCGGAGGAGGCGGCCGGCCACCTGGCCCAGGCGGTCCGGCGGCTGCGCTCGGCCGGCGTGCAGGTGGTCGTCGGCACCTGCCCCGACCTGGGCGCGATGCGCTCGATGGCGCCGCCGCTGCGGCAGATCGCCGGGCTGCTCGGGCGCCGGATGGCGCGGGCCCAGGCCAAGGCGGTGACCGAGGCCGGCGGCTCGGTGGTCGATCTGGGCGCGGAGACCGGCACGGTGTTCCGGGCCGACGCGGGGACGCTCTGCTACGACGGGTTCCACCCGTCCGCGGACGGCTATCGGGTGTGGGCGCACGCGCTCTATCCGGCGGTAGCCAAGGCCACGATGAGCGGTGTGTGA
- a CDS encoding S1C family serine protease codes for MDTEESEALDAYSRIVTGVASRLLPSVAALTISSPRGGAGSAVTFTDDGFLLTNAHVVAGATTGSAAFADGTDTAFDVVGADPLSDLAVVRVHHPGAPAAPLGDADRLRIGQLVVAVGNPMGLAGSVTAGVVSGLGRSLPARDGRRVRIIDNVIQTDAALNPGNSGGALADSTGTVVGVNTAVAGYGLGLAVPINDTTRSIIGELVATGRVRRAWLGVAGVPAPLPPPLAERLGQKQGLRVVEVVPGSPAGLAGIYLGDVLITAGGRPTTSVQALQRLMLGPAIGVDLPITLLRRNALVDVLTVPTELP; via the coding sequence ATGGACACCGAAGAATCCGAGGCGCTCGATGCCTACAGCCGCATCGTCACCGGTGTGGCCAGCCGCCTCCTGCCCTCGGTGGCGGCACTCACGATCAGTTCCCCGCGCGGCGGCGCCGGCTCCGCGGTCACCTTCACCGACGACGGCTTCCTGCTGACGAACGCGCACGTGGTGGCCGGCGCCACCACTGGTTCGGCGGCCTTCGCGGACGGCACCGACACGGCCTTCGACGTGGTCGGCGCGGATCCGCTCTCCGACCTGGCGGTGGTCCGGGTGCACCATCCGGGCGCGCCGGCCGCGCCGCTCGGCGACGCGGACCGGCTGCGGATCGGTCAGCTGGTGGTGGCAGTCGGCAACCCGATGGGTTTGGCCGGCTCGGTCACCGCCGGGGTGGTCTCCGGGCTGGGCCGTTCGCTGCCGGCCCGGGACGGCCGCCGGGTCCGGATCATCGACAACGTCATCCAGACCGACGCCGCGCTGAACCCCGGCAATTCCGGCGGCGCGCTGGCCGATTCGACCGGCACGGTGGTCGGGGTGAACACCGCGGTTGCCGGGTACGGGCTGGGCCTGGCCGTCCCGATCAACGACACCACCCGCTCGATCATCGGCGAGCTGGTCGCCACCGGCCGGGTCCGGCGCGCCTGGCTGGGCGTGGCCGGGGTGCCCGCTCCGCTGCCGCCACCACTCGCCGAGCGGCTGGGCCAGAAACAGGGCCTGCGCGTGGTGGAGGTGGTGCCGGGCAGCCCGGCCGGGCTGGCCGGGATCTACCTGGGTGACGTGCTGATCACGGCGGGCGGCCGCCCCACCACGTCGGTGCAGGCCCTGCAGCGGCTGATGCTGGGCCCGGCGATCGGCGTCGACCTGCCGATCACGCTGCTACGACGCAACGCCTTGGTGGACGTCCTCACCGTCCCCACGGAGTTGCCCTGA
- the msrA gene encoding peptide-methionine (S)-S-oxide reductase MsrA codes for MFLRHKKLDLPTAETALPGRLISMPVADKHEVLGTPLEGPWPVGYEVAVFGMGCFWGAERIFWQLPGVHSTSAGYAGGFTANPTYEEVCSGTTGHTEVVQVVYDPSKISYEQLLKAFWENHDPTQGMRQGNDVGTQYRSAIYTTTEAQAETARASLAAFQPVVTKAGLGEITTEIRPLGDYYFAEDYHQQYLAPTKNPNGYCNHGPNGLSCPIGVAKTEG; via the coding sequence GTGTTCCTGCGGCACAAGAAGCTTGACCTGCCCACCGCCGAGACCGCCCTGCCAGGCCGGCTGATCTCGATGCCGGTCGCCGACAAGCACGAGGTCCTGGGCACCCCGCTGGAGGGCCCGTGGCCGGTCGGCTACGAGGTCGCCGTCTTCGGGATGGGCTGTTTCTGGGGCGCCGAGCGGATCTTCTGGCAGCTGCCGGGCGTCCACTCCACCTCGGCCGGGTACGCCGGCGGGTTCACCGCCAACCCGACCTACGAGGAGGTGTGCTCGGGCACCACCGGCCACACCGAGGTGGTCCAGGTGGTCTACGACCCCAGCAAGATCAGCTACGAGCAGCTGCTCAAGGCGTTCTGGGAGAACCACGACCCCACCCAGGGCATGCGCCAGGGCAACGACGTCGGCACCCAGTACCGCTCGGCGATCTACACCACCACCGAGGCGCAGGCCGAGACCGCCCGCGCGTCGCTGGCCGCCTTCCAGCCGGTGGTCACCAAGGCCGGCCTCGGCGAGATCACCACCGAGATCCGCCCGCTCGGCGACTACTACTTCGCCGAGGACTACCACCAGCAGTACCTGGCCCCCACCAAGAACCCGAACGGCTACTGCAACCACGGCCCCAACGGCCTGTCCTGCCCGATCGGCGTCGCCAAGACCGAGGGCTGA
- a CDS encoding CYTH and CHAD domain-containing protein: METATETERKYDVPESFELPDLTGVAGITRSDGAETHDLDATYFDTHDLRLTKNRRTLRRRSGGHDAGWHLKTPADGSGRKEHRMPGASEQVPDELRALVRTYVRRHPLEPVCRLRTHRVETPLRDDSGRTLALIAQDQVRADAGDDHSAWQEVEVELVDGDEKLLAAVEKVLLKAGATPAAGPSKLSRALAGRLAASQPDRHDKINPVSRYVREQRDAIIEHDPAARRGDEEAVHKMRVATRRLRSTLKSFRRWFPEPATDGLGDELRWLAGTLGAVRDPQVLEGKLLAGLGDAGPEFQSAGNRIRAALEHRVAKGREELVAALDSDRYLELLDRIDALADTPLPDTRNPAERARKVLAKADERLDTALADGVDEELHAARKKYKQARYAVELITPESGKPAKRLVKSLTALQDGLGAHQDSTIARETLHEIGPDSFYFGVLYGRQEAVGKETLIAVPALVRASRRKKVRRWLVKA, translated from the coding sequence GTGGAGACCGCGACCGAGACCGAACGCAAGTACGACGTCCCCGAGTCCTTCGAACTTCCGGACCTGACCGGTGTCGCCGGCATCACGCGGTCCGACGGCGCCGAGACCCACGACCTCGACGCCACCTACTTCGACACGCACGACCTCCGGTTGACGAAAAACCGTCGGACTCTTCGCCGCCGCTCCGGGGGGCACGACGCGGGCTGGCACCTGAAGACGCCGGCCGACGGCAGCGGCCGCAAGGAGCACCGGATGCCCGGCGCGAGCGAGCAGGTCCCGGACGAGCTGCGCGCCCTGGTCCGCACCTATGTCCGGCGCCACCCGCTGGAGCCGGTGTGCCGGCTGCGGACCCACCGGGTGGAGACCCCGCTGCGCGACGACTCCGGCCGCACCCTCGCACTGATCGCCCAGGACCAGGTCCGGGCCGACGCCGGCGACGACCACAGCGCCTGGCAGGAGGTCGAGGTCGAGCTGGTCGACGGCGACGAGAAACTGCTCGCCGCGGTGGAGAAGGTGCTGCTCAAGGCCGGTGCCACGCCCGCTGCCGGCCCGTCCAAGCTGTCCCGCGCGCTGGCCGGCCGGCTCGCCGCGTCCCAGCCGGACCGGCACGACAAGATCAACCCCGTTTCCCGGTACGTCCGCGAGCAACGTGACGCGATCATCGAGCACGATCCGGCGGCCCGGCGGGGTGACGAGGAGGCCGTGCACAAGATGCGGGTCGCCACCCGGCGGCTGCGCAGCACGCTGAAGAGTTTCCGCCGCTGGTTCCCGGAGCCGGCCACCGACGGGCTCGGCGACGAGCTGCGCTGGCTGGCCGGGACGCTGGGCGCGGTCCGCGACCCGCAGGTGCTGGAGGGCAAGCTGCTGGCCGGGCTGGGTGACGCCGGCCCGGAGTTCCAGTCCGCCGGCAACCGGATCCGGGCGGCGCTGGAGCACCGGGTGGCCAAGGGCCGCGAGGAGCTGGTCGCCGCCCTCGACTCGGACCGCTACCTGGAGCTGCTGGACCGGATCGACGCGCTCGCCGACACCCCGCTGCCGGACACCCGCAACCCGGCCGAGCGGGCCCGCAAGGTGCTCGCCAAGGCGGACGAGCGGCTGGACACCGCGCTGGCCGACGGCGTCGACGAGGAGCTGCACGCGGCCCGCAAGAAGTACAAGCAGGCGCGGTACGCCGTCGAGCTGATCACCCCCGAGTCCGGCAAGCCGGCCAAGCGGCTGGTCAAGTCGCTGACCGCCCTGCAGGACGGCCTGGGCGCGCACCAGGACTCCACGATCGCCCGGGAAACACTGCATGAAATCGGGCCGGACAGTTTCTATTTCGGCGTTCTCTACGGCCGGCAGGAGGCCGTGGGTAAGGAGACTCTCATCGCTGTCCCCGCGCTGGTGCGGGCGTCACGGCGTAAAAAGGTCCGTCGTTGGCTGGTGAAGGCGTGA
- a CDS encoding GNAT family N-acetyltransferase has product MSVLLRPAAETDPIRVGFLHQRSRVAAYSGFISREVLEARTAESFGEWWAERWRWEQETHRMTLAEVDGELAGFSYIGPSETPGAVELYAIHVDPDHIGTGVGRALMIHALKELPSLGGDRAVLWVLSENHQARRFYENGGWHPDGATRTEPINGVPVPQLRYSHPL; this is encoded by the coding sequence ATGAGCGTTCTGCTGCGTCCCGCTGCCGAGACCGATCCGATCCGGGTCGGTTTTCTGCATCAGCGTTCCCGGGTGGCTGCCTACTCCGGCTTCATCAGCCGGGAGGTCCTCGAGGCACGCACCGCTGAGTCGTTCGGCGAGTGGTGGGCGGAGCGCTGGCGCTGGGAGCAGGAGACACACCGGATGACGCTCGCCGAGGTGGATGGCGAGCTGGCCGGCTTCAGCTACATCGGCCCGAGTGAGACTCCGGGCGCCGTCGAGCTCTACGCCATCCACGTCGATCCGGACCACATCGGCACCGGCGTCGGCCGCGCGCTGATGATCCACGCGTTGAAGGAGCTGCCCAGCCTCGGCGGCGACCGTGCGGTCCTCTGGGTGCTGAGCGAAAACCATCAGGCCCGCCGCTTCTACGAGAACGGCGGCTGGCACCCCGACGGCGCCACCCGCACCGAGCCCATCAACGGCGTCCCAGTCCCCCAGCTCCGCTACTCACACCCGCTGTAG
- a CDS encoding GNAT family N-acetyltransferase yields MSVTIEPAHPGDPDFVQLVRLFDDYRAHYGETPEPARTAGWLSERLRSGELRAFLAFPAAPTPSAACGFVTTAVLPASLRLATFWMIRDLFVSPGQRRGGTARALLDHVVTEARAAGALRVSLQTEPDNTPALSLYKSAGFHPVDGLTNLSLPLPTPPHTT; encoded by the coding sequence ATGAGCGTGACCATCGAACCGGCGCATCCCGGCGATCCGGACTTCGTCCAGTTGGTGCGGCTCTTCGACGACTACCGGGCGCACTACGGCGAGACGCCCGAACCGGCCCGGACCGCCGGCTGGCTGTCCGAGCGGTTGCGCTCCGGCGAGTTGCGCGCCTTCCTGGCCTTCCCGGCCGCTCCCACTCCCTCAGCGGCCTGCGGTTTCGTCACCACCGCCGTGTTGCCGGCCTCCTTGCGGCTGGCCACCTTCTGGATGATCCGCGACCTCTTCGTGAGTCCCGGCCAGCGACGCGGCGGCACCGCCCGGGCTCTCCTGGACCACGTGGTCACCGAGGCCCGAGCCGCCGGCGCCCTCCGCGTCTCCTTGCAGACCGAACCGGACAACACCCCGGCCCTGTCCCTCTACAAGTCAGCCGGCTTCCACCCGGTCGACGGCCTGACCAACCTCAGCCTGCCTCTCCCCACTCCCCCACACACCACCTGA
- a CDS encoding ribonuclease Z produces MRELVVLGTASQVPTRHRNHNGYLLRFDDEVILFDPGEGTQRQLLLAGLPVTPITRICVTHFHGDHSLGLPGILQRISLDRVPHPVSVHYPAGGQEFYDRLRHATSYWDNADIVPSPVGAAFVAETSAGRLTALPLHHSIETYGYRLTEPDSRRMLPDLLSAHGISGPAVGELQRTGRAGPVTLEQVSTVRPGQSMAFVMDTGLCDNVYALAQGVDLLVIESTFLAEDAGMAAQVGHLTAGQAAAVARECGVRHVVLTHFSQRYQDPSRFLEEARKEFDGPITIAEDLLRVPFPGRR; encoded by the coding sequence ATGCGTGAGCTGGTCGTTCTGGGCACCGCCAGCCAGGTGCCGACCCGGCACCGCAACCACAACGGCTACCTGCTCCGCTTCGACGACGAGGTGATCCTCTTCGACCCGGGCGAGGGCACCCAGCGCCAGCTGCTGCTGGCCGGCCTCCCGGTGACCCCGATCACACGGATCTGCGTCACCCACTTCCACGGCGACCACAGCCTCGGCCTGCCCGGCATCCTGCAGCGGATCTCACTGGACCGGGTGCCGCACCCGGTGTCGGTCCACTACCCGGCCGGTGGCCAGGAGTTCTACGACCGGCTCCGGCACGCCACGAGCTACTGGGACAACGCCGACATCGTGCCGTCGCCGGTGGGCGCGGCCTTCGTCGCGGAGACGTCCGCGGGGCGCCTCACCGCCCTGCCGCTGCATCATTCGATCGAGACGTACGGCTACCGCCTCACCGAGCCGGACTCCCGCCGCATGCTCCCCGACCTGCTCAGCGCCCACGGGATCAGCGGCCCCGCCGTCGGCGAGCTGCAGCGCACCGGCCGCGCCGGCCCGGTCACCCTGGAGCAGGTGAGCACCGTCCGGCCCGGCCAGAGCATGGCCTTCGTGATGGACACCGGCCTGTGCGACAACGTCTACGCCCTGGCCCAAGGGGTGGACCTGCTGGTCATCGAGTCGACGTTCCTGGCCGAGGACGCCGGGATGGCAGCCCAGGTGGGTCACCTGACCGCCGGGCAGGCGGCGGCGGTGGCCCGGGAGTGCGGGGTGCGGCACGTCGTGCTGACCCACTTCTCGCAGCGCTACCAGGACCCGTCCCGTTTCCTGGAGGAAGCCCGCAAGGAATTCGACGGCCCGATCACCATCGCCGAGGATCTGCTGCGCGTCCCCTTCCCGGGGCGTCGTTGA
- a CDS encoding cystathionine beta-synthase, with amino-acid sequence MRYYDNVVEIIGNTPLVRLKSVTEGISATVLAKVEYMNPGGSVKDRIALRMVEDAEAAGLLKPGGTIVEPTSGNTGVGLALVAQQRGYKCVFVCPDKVSEDKQNVLRAYGAEVVVCPTAVAPEDPRSYYNVSDQLTRDIPGAWKPDQYSNPANPRSHYEQTGPELWEQTDGKITHFVTGVGTGGTISGVGRYLKEQGDVRVIGADPEGSVYSGGTGRPYLVEGVGEDFWPTAYDQSVTDEVIKVSDSDSFEMTRRLAREEGLLVGGSCGMAVVAALEVARKAGPDDVVVVLLPDGGRGYLSKIFNDKWMARYGFLRTPGDAPTVADALAAKGAEIPPLVHVHPTETVRDAIDYMREYGVSQLPVLKAEPPVVTGEVAGSISEKALMDALFTGQAHLHDTIERHMGESLPMIGGGEPVSEAVALLEKADAAMVLVDGKPAGVLTRQDLLTHLS; translated from the coding sequence GTGCGCTATTACGACAACGTGGTCGAGATCATCGGCAACACCCCGCTGGTCCGGCTCAAAAGCGTGACCGAGGGCATCAGTGCCACCGTGCTGGCCAAGGTCGAGTACATGAATCCCGGCGGTTCGGTGAAAGACCGGATCGCCCTGCGGATGGTCGAGGACGCCGAGGCCGCGGGGCTGCTCAAGCCCGGCGGCACGATCGTCGAGCCGACCAGCGGCAACACCGGGGTGGGCCTGGCCCTGGTGGCGCAGCAGCGAGGCTACAAGTGCGTCTTCGTCTGCCCGGACAAGGTCAGCGAGGACAAGCAGAACGTGTTGCGGGCCTACGGCGCCGAGGTCGTGGTCTGCCCGACCGCGGTGGCCCCGGAGGACCCGCGTTCCTACTACAACGTCTCCGACCAGCTGACCCGGGACATCCCGGGCGCCTGGAAACCCGACCAGTACAGCAACCCGGCCAACCCGCGGTCGCACTACGAGCAGACCGGCCCGGAGCTCTGGGAGCAGACCGACGGCAAGATCACCCACTTTGTGACCGGGGTGGGCACCGGCGGGACGATCAGCGGCGTCGGGCGCTACCTCAAGGAGCAGGGCGACGTCCGGGTGATCGGCGCCGACCCGGAGGGCTCGGTGTACTCCGGCGGTACCGGCCGGCCGTACCTGGTGGAGGGCGTCGGCGAGGACTTCTGGCCGACCGCCTACGACCAGTCGGTCACCGACGAGGTGATCAAGGTGAGCGACTCGGACTCGTTCGAGATGACCCGCCGCCTGGCCCGCGAGGAGGGCCTGCTGGTCGGTGGCTCGTGCGGGATGGCCGTGGTCGCGGCGCTCGAGGTGGCCCGCAAGGCCGGCCCGGACGACGTGGTCGTGGTGCTCCTGCCGGACGGCGGCCGCGGTTACCTCTCCAAGATCTTCAACGACAAGTGGATGGCCCGGTACGGCTTCCTGCGCACCCCCGGCGACGCCCCGACGGTGGCCGACGCGCTGGCCGCCAAGGGCGCCGAGATCCCGCCGCTGGTGCACGTGCACCCGACCGAGACGGTGCGCGACGCGATCGACTACATGCGGGAGTACGGCGTCAGTCAGCTCCCCGTCCTCAAGGCCGAGCCGCCGGTGGTGACCGGAGAGGTGGCCGGGTCGATCTCGGAGAAGGCGCTGATGGACGCGCTGTTCACCGGTCAGGCGCACCTGCACGACACGATCGAGCGGCACATGGGCGAGTCGCTGCCGATGATCGGTGGCGGGGAGCCGGTGAGCGAGGCGGTGGCCCTGCTGGAGAAGGCGGACGCCGCGATGGTTTTGGTCGACGGCAAGCCGGCCGGCGTCCTGACCCGGCAGGACCTGCTGACGCATCTGAGCTGA
- a CDS encoding YkvA family protein, producing the protein MAKTLKRTAAFTALGRALMAGARGGPSLSRRLAAIPRMLKATAKGEYDGGMRLALMAAATAYVISPIDAVPEAVLFVFGLVDDAVAITWLAGTVLSETERFLEWERVTKPVVVR; encoded by the coding sequence ATGGCCAAAACTCTGAAACGTACGGCGGCCTTCACCGCACTCGGCCGGGCCCTGATGGCCGGCGCCCGCGGCGGACCGTCGCTGAGCAGGCGGCTCGCCGCGATCCCGCGGATGCTCAAGGCCACCGCCAAGGGTGAGTACGACGGCGGCATGCGGCTCGCCCTGATGGCCGCCGCCACCGCCTATGTGATCTCGCCCATCGACGCCGTGCCGGAGGCCGTCCTGTTCGTCTTCGGGCTGGTCGACGACGCGGTGGCGATCACCTGGCTGGCCGGCACGGTGCTCAGCGAGACCGAGCGGTTCCTGGAGTGGGAGCGGGTGACCAAGCCCGTCGTCGTACGCTGA
- the ppk2 gene encoding polyphosphate kinase 2: protein MSTEVDREYEEAITHPYAGPIAELTGYRVVDDEDDDPRLLKADGSPVDTWREDYPYDERLSRAEYDHHKRLLQIELLKLQNWCKDTGERLVILFEGRDAAGKGGTIKRFMEHLNPRGASVVALEKPNQRESTQWYYQRYIKHLPSAGEIVLFDRSWYNRAGVERVMGFCDRKEYLEFLRQTPELERMLVLSGIKLVKFWFSVTQKEQHTRFAIRQVDPVRQWKLSPMDLESLDKWDDYTEAKEAMFFYTDTADAPWTVVKSNDKKRARLEAMRHVLCRFDYDGKDEEVVGKPDPLIVGPASLVVETTEDGPRVFPRL, encoded by the coding sequence ATGAGCACTGAAGTCGACCGTGAATACGAAGAGGCGATCACCCACCCCTACGCGGGGCCGATCGCCGAGCTGACCGGCTACCGGGTGGTCGACGACGAGGACGACGACCCCCGGCTGCTGAAAGCCGACGGCAGCCCGGTGGACACCTGGCGGGAGGACTATCCGTACGACGAACGGCTGTCCCGCGCCGAGTACGACCACCACAAGCGGCTGCTGCAGATCGAGCTGCTGAAGCTGCAGAACTGGTGCAAGGACACCGGGGAGCGCCTGGTCATCCTCTTCGAGGGCCGGGACGCGGCCGGCAAGGGCGGCACCATCAAGCGCTTCATGGAGCACCTCAACCCGCGGGGCGCCTCGGTGGTCGCGCTGGAGAAACCTAACCAGCGGGAGAGCACCCAGTGGTACTACCAGCGCTACATCAAGCACCTGCCGTCCGCCGGTGAGATCGTGCTCTTCGACCGGTCCTGGTACAACCGGGCCGGCGTCGAGCGGGTGATGGGTTTCTGCGACCGCAAGGAGTACCTGGAGTTCCTCCGGCAGACCCCGGAGCTGGAGAGGATGCTGGTCCTCTCCGGCATCAAGCTGGTCAAGTTCTGGTTCTCGGTGACCCAGAAGGAGCAGCACACCCGGTTCGCGATCCGCCAGGTCGACCCGGTCCGGCAGTGGAAGCTCTCGCCGATGGACCTCGAGTCGCTGGACAAGTGGGACGACTACACCGAGGCGAAGGAGGCGATGTTCTTCTACACCGACACCGCCGACGCGCCGTGGACCGTGGTGAAGAGCAACGACAAGAAACGCGCCCGCCTGGAGGCCATGCGGCACGTGCTGTGCCGGTTCGACTACGACGGCAAGGACGAGGAGGTCGTCGGCAAGCCGGACCCGTTGATCGTCGGCCCCGCTTCCCTGGTGGTCGAGACGACCGAGGACGGCCCTCGCGTATTCCCGCGGCTCTAG
- a CDS encoding SGNH/GDSL hydrolase family protein — protein MNTIVISTGTRQRIKAAGQIAGVLAGLTALSAGLLMRQAADARRIIPLAEAPPPRGDGVYGAKFPGRPLNLVILGDSSAAGYGVHRPRETPGALFATGISRRLHRPVRLHRLAVVGSVSAGLPWQVDAALDYQPDLAIILIGGNDVTHFSARASAVTHLGDAVRRLREAGCRVVVGTCPDIGAIQPIKPPLRWLARRWSRQLAAAQTVAVVRAGGRTVSIGNLLGPMFEADPARMFGSDRFHPSAEGYARAAAVMMPTVMAALGEDDRPAVPLAETVRTLPEAADEAVRAPGTEVSPVRAGGRWAQLRRHPWFGESRHWFGSGSKPGAASAVG, from the coding sequence GTGAACACCATTGTCATCAGCACGGGCACCCGGCAGCGGATCAAGGCAGCCGGGCAGATCGCCGGGGTGCTCGCCGGCCTCACCGCCCTCTCCGCCGGCCTCCTGATGCGCCAGGCCGCCGACGCGCGCCGGATCATCCCGCTGGCCGAGGCGCCACCGCCCCGGGGCGACGGCGTCTACGGCGCGAAATTTCCCGGCCGGCCACTCAACCTGGTGATCCTCGGTGACTCGTCGGCGGCCGGTTACGGCGTGCACCGCCCGCGGGAGACACCCGGCGCGCTCTTCGCCACCGGCATCTCCCGCCGCCTGCACCGCCCGGTGCGGCTGCACCGGCTGGCCGTGGTCGGTTCGGTCTCGGCCGGCCTGCCCTGGCAGGTGGACGCCGCCCTGGACTACCAGCCGGACCTGGCGATCATCCTGATCGGCGGCAATGACGTCACGCACTTCTCGGCGCGGGCGTCCGCGGTCACCCACCTCGGCGACGCGGTGCGCCGGCTGCGCGAGGCGGGGTGCCGGGTGGTCGTCGGCACCTGCCCGGACATCGGCGCCATCCAGCCGATCAAGCCGCCGCTGCGCTGGCTGGCCCGGCGCTGGAGCCGGCAGCTGGCGGCCGCGCAGACGGTCGCCGTGGTCCGCGCCGGTGGCCGGACCGTGTCGATCGGCAACCTGCTCGGCCCGATGTTCGAGGCCGACCCCGCACGGATGTTCGGCTCGGATCGTTTTCACCCGTCCGCCGAGGGGTACGCACGAGCTGCGGCCGTCATGATGCCGACGGTGATGGCTGCCCTGGGCGAGGACGACCGGCCCGCCGTGCCGCTCGCCGAGACGGTGCGCACCCTGCCGGAGGCGGCCGACGAGGCGGTCCGCGCGCCGGGCACCGAGGTCAGCCCGGTCCGGGCCGGCGGGCGCTGGGCACAGTTGCGCCGGCACCCGTGGTTCGGGGAGTCGCGGCACTGGTTCGGCTCGGGATCGAAGCCGGGTGCGGCCAGCGCCGTAGGGTAG
- a CDS encoding acetyl-CoA C-acetyltransferase, which translates to MPEAVIVATARSPIGRAHKGSLKDLRPDDLTATIVDAALNKVPQLDRALIEDLYLGCGLPGGEQGFNMGRVVATKLGLDGLPAATITRYCSSSLQTTRMAFHAIKAGEGDIFISAGVETVSRFARGSSDGLPSAAQALVGGGWENPAFEEAQARTAATAKNGGVWHDPREDGQLPDIYIGMGYTAENLAQLKNVSREEMDEFGVRSQNLAEKAIANGFWAREITPVTLPDGTVVSKDDGPRAGVTLDAVSQLKPVFREDGRVTAGNCCPLNDGAAALVIMSDTKARELGITPLARIVSTGVTALSPEIMGLGPVEASKQALKRAGMTIDDVDLVEINEAFAAQVIPSYQDLGIPLEKLNVNGGAIAVGHPFGMTGARITGTLINSLDWHDKSIGLETMCVGGGQGMALIIERLS; encoded by the coding sequence ATGCCGGAAGCTGTCATCGTCGCCACTGCCCGCTCACCGATCGGCCGCGCCCACAAGGGCTCGCTCAAGGATCTGCGCCCCGACGACCTCACCGCCACCATCGTCGACGCCGCGCTCAACAAGGTGCCCCAGCTTGACCGCGCCCTGATCGAGGACCTCTACCTCGGCTGCGGCCTGCCCGGCGGTGAGCAGGGCTTCAACATGGGCCGCGTGGTCGCCACCAAGCTGGGCCTGGACGGCCTGCCCGCCGCCACCATCACCCGTTACTGCTCGTCGTCGCTGCAGACCACCCGGATGGCGTTCCACGCCATCAAGGCCGGTGAGGGCGACATCTTCATCTCGGCCGGTGTGGAGACCGTGTCCCGGTTCGCCCGGGGCAGCTCCGACGGCCTGCCCTCGGCCGCCCAGGCCCTGGTCGGCGGCGGCTGGGAGAACCCGGCCTTCGAGGAGGCCCAGGCACGCACCGCGGCCACCGCGAAGAACGGCGGGGTCTGGCACGACCCGCGCGAGGACGGCCAGCTCCCGGACATCTACATCGGGATGGGCTACACCGCGGAAAACCTCGCCCAGCTGAAGAACGTCTCCCGCGAGGAGATGGACGAGTTCGGCGTCCGCTCGCAGAACCTGGCCGAGAAGGCCATCGCGAACGGCTTCTGGGCCCGCGAGATCACCCCGGTGACGCTGCCCGACGGCACCGTCGTGTCGAAGGACGACGGCCCCCGCGCGGGCGTCACCCTGGACGCGGTCTCCCAGCTCAAGCCGGTCTTCCGGGAGGACGGCCGGGTCACCGCCGGCAACTGCTGCCCGCTCAACGACGGCGCCGCCGCGCTGGTCATCATGAGCGACACCAAGGCCCGGGAGCTGGGCATCACGCCGCTCGCCCGGATCGTCTCCACCGGCGTCACCGCGCTCTCCCCGGAGATCATGGGTCTCGGCCCGGTGGAGGCCTCCAAGCAGGCGCTGAAGCGGGCCGGCATGACCATCGACGACGTCGACCTGGTCGAGATCAACGAGGCGTTCGCGGCCCAGGTCATCCCGTCCTACCAGGATCTGGGCATCCCGCTGGAGAAACTGAACGTCAACGGCGGCGCGATCGCGGTCGGCCACCCGTTCGGCATGACCGGCGCCCGGATCACCGGCACCCTGATCAACTCTCTCGACTGGCACGACAAGTCGATCGGCCTGGAGACCATGTGCGTCGGCGGCGGCCAGGGCATGGCCCTGATCATCGAACGCCTCAGCTGA